ATCAATTCTCATTATTAATATCCTATTTAACTACAAAATAGAAGATTTGGCCTTTATAATAGCTGCCATATCCTTTTTACTTTTCTTTGTATTTGAAGAAGACAAACATATAGCAATGATATTCTTTATGCTTGGAATCAGCTTATCAATGCCACTTCATTTAGTGCCACATACAGCTGTTGAACATTTAGTTGCAACTTTAATTGGAGTTATAATAGTTTTAGTTGTTAATTACTTTGTATTTCCAAATGATAATGATAATCTATGTAATCTTATACTTAAGAAAATAAAGATTACAGAAGATTTTATTAACGATACATTAGTTCTTAAAAAAGACACCTATAAATCAACTAAAAAGATTATCATCAATAACTCAGATATAAGTAAAATTATTGATGAAATAAATGCAAATTATTACAATGTTGATAAAGATATTATAATCTTCAGTGAATTAAATGATACTTTAGGAGAAATTCGTGATATAATTATAGGTATAGATACATACATTGATAAAAATTCCATAGATTACAACTTTTCAAAAATCAATAGATTAACTAAAGAATTTTTCATGTTTATGAGTTATGCAATATCTGAAGAAAAATACATATTAAATGAAGATTACAACTTCAAAGAGCTGGAATCAGAAATCAATAAGATAGGAAATGAAATAAGTGTATTAAAACCTTCATTTGAAAGTATTTTAAATAGCCTTCAATATATAAATAATTTAATTATTAAAGGAGAATCAAAACAACTATTTGATATTTATAATGAAGATTTAGTTTAATAGAGATGATTTGATGTTATCACCATATGTATCTGCAATAATATCCTTTTTTATTCCCGGATTAGGCCAGATTTGTAAAGGAGAAATAATAAAAGGCATAATTTTATTTATAATAGCTATGATAATATTTATTGTTTTAAAAACTTATTTAACTCAAAATATTGGGTTAATTTATATTTACAATTTATTCACTGCATATGAAGCATATAGGGGGAAACTAAATGGATAATGCATTAATAGAGCTTAAAAATAATGAAGAAATTTATAAAAGCACATTAATGGAAAATTTAGTAAGAATAGCTAAAACAATATCTGTTTTTGATCAGATGAACTTATCTTCAAGCATAAAAAATGATATGAATCATGTTCAGGGTGCTTATCAGGATGAATTCAGTGATTTATATGTTAAAGGATTTATAATGCGCATAAATGAAGTTAGACAAAAAACAGTCACATATACCGATGATGTGATTGATAAAAATAGTTATTGTGATGCTATTGATTTACTTATACATCAGGAAGAACTTAATCGTCAGGAAGAAGAAGGTGAAAATGAAAAATTTAGAGATGTTTACACAATAATCTCTTTATATACAACATTTGTTATTGATGAACCAATCCATCCAGTTGGATCTCCATTTCCAGGTCATCAGCAAGTGGAATATATTAATGGAATATATTACTGTCCTGTTAAAAAAAATAATGAGGATAATCCAAGAGCTGTTTGTAAATTCTGTGTAGCAGAACAAACAATCGACTCCTAGATTAATTTTTTTATCTGTTTACTGGATATTGTGAATAGTTTTGAGCTCTTTTTTGGATTTGGGCAAATTTATCATTAACTAAGAGTTCACCATCTCTAAAGACAGTCTGCAATATATCCTCACCCTCTTCATCATATTTAATGGTTTTGAAGTTATTGCCATCCTTAATTAATTTAAATCTACCTGTTTTTGATTTTTTACTACTGTCCAATGGATTTTTAAAGATGTCAAACCATTTTCCATCTCTTTTTTGAGCAGAACATTTAAATGCATTTCTTTGAGTGTCACGAGTTACTGCTGAGTGCAATCCTCCACCCATACCAAAGATAATGTTTTCAGCTGCCCATCCATTTGATTTCATAGCAAATAAAATATCCCTTATTTTGTGATAGTTTAAACCATCTCCCCATAAAAGACCAATATTTGAATCAAAGACTTTATATCCTTTATCTGTTTTATAGCTTCCAAAACCGCTTTCAAGGATATTTAAACAGTCTAAAGTAGTTGAAACAGGTTCACCACTATCTGGTCTAAAAACTACTTTATTTGATTCAGTTTTGTCTAAAAATTTCCATATTGCTTCATTAAGCTGGCATCCTTCAGTGGTTGCTTCAGCCAGGAAGTTACGGTAATTATAGCTGTCAATAACTATTGACAATATTCCATCTTTAGCATTTTTAATTATATTTAATGCCTGATTTATTTCTAATTCTGGTCCTAAAGCAGTCATTACACTGTGTTCTGTTGCCTGAACTGAAAATCCATAAAGGTTTGAATCATTATAGTATTTTCCAGGCACAGTCAATGCAGGTATGTTATCAGTACCTTTAAAGTTAAGTAAAGATGCTGAACCACAGAGCATTGCTGATTCATTTGATGTTGCTCCTCTATAACCAAAATCATGTAACATAAATTCAAGATTATCCTTACATGATCCAGTTACATCTAAATAGAACTCACATAGCTTTTTAACCTCTGCAGTTAATGTAGCTATTGTTGAAGGATACCATACTTGAAGAAGTAATGATTCCAGATAATTAGGAAGCCAGAAACAATGTTTATCAGTATTTTCAACAGTCATTAACACATTTCCAACATTTACTGGCATACCTTCTGGGACCGCTTTAATTTCAACTGGTAGTTTTCCATCTAACTCATTAGCTATGTATAACCAGTCAGAAAGATTGAAAATATCTTCACCAATATGGCTGTTAACTAAATCATTAGCTTCAAGTACTTTTTCTTCTGAGACTACAGAGCCTTCTAAATATTTTTTAATAATATACTGAAGTCCGTAGAATACTGTTCTATTAAACTCAGCCCCTACTCTACTTTCAAGGTATGAATAAATCTTTTCTGTACCTTTTGGGTAGAAATAATGGTGAGTTACCTTGTAGCTGTCTGTTAAAAGACAAATATTGTTTTCATACATTTTTTCACCATATTCCCAAGTTTATACTAATTTGTACACAAAATAATTTGTGTGAATAAGATTTTAGATTTTTGAACTATTTAAAGTTTTCTGTTAAAATAAGGAATAGCTATTAAAAAATGTTTAAAAAATAAGAGTTAATTTAGAAAATAGAAAAAAAGAAGAATAATAAATTTTTATTATTCCATACTAGGCAAATATTTTTGGTCAGATGGATAGGAAGAACCTATTAATTCTCCAGTGTTTACATCATATTGACGGAAATTACCATCAGAATATTCAACTTGCCTATAATAACCTTCACCATTTTGATAATTGAATTCTACAGATTCACTTACAACATATGGATCATTAGAAGAATCTCCACCTGCTGAGTTTTGACTACTGCTAACACTTGATGTGTCAACTGTTGTATTATTAGTGATATTGGTTATATTTGTGCTATTAGAATCATCAGAACTATCGCCAGTTAAAAAAACAGCACTTACTGCCCCAATTACTACAACAATAATAATTATAATAGCAATTAAAAGTTTATTATTATCCATAAATAAACCTCCTTTTCTGATTTATTAATAATTAGTCAACCTTATTAAAAAATATTTCCTTTTCAGTATATAAAAAGAAAGAATTAATAAAAATAAAAAATAAAAATAATTCAAGGTGAATTTAAATGTTTAAAAATATTACTAAAACAGATGCATTTTCTATTTTTACTGCTTTTTTCTGCAGTTGTTTAATTATTAGTAATGTTTTAGCCTTTAAAACCTTTGAGATTTCATTTATAACATTGCCATGTGCAGTAATTATTTTCCCTGTGCTTTATATTGTAAATGATGTTTTAACTGAAATCTACGGATTTGAAAAAGTAAAAAATATAATCTTTTTAGGATTTTTCCTTAATTTAATAGCTGTTATTGCTTATGAGATAGCTATTTACCTTCCTGCTCCAAGTTATTTTGTCGGTGCTGATGCCTTTGCACTGGTACTTGGAAACAGTTTAAGAATTTTAATTGCATCGTTTATCTCATATATTGTAGGATCACTTGTAAACTCCTATATTATGGACAGATTAAAAGCAAAATTCGAAAAATATCTCTTCGGCAGATGTATACTCTCTACACTTTGTGGAGAAGGACTTGATGCTTTAATATTTATTTCAATAGCTTTTATAGGAACAATGCCATTTGAAGCGCTTCTTATAATGATTGTTGCTCAGGCATTATTTAAAACAGCCTATGAAATTGTTATTTATCCATTAACAAGATTTATAATAAATAAAGTAAAAGGATTACCTCAATAGGTTTAATATGACTTCTGCATTGCATATATTGCTTCAAGGCCCTGTGAAACTCTATCTAAAAAAAGAGTATCATCCTTTAGACTTTCAATGTAGTGAATCATATTTAATCTTAAATCCTCTAATTTTATACGTGCCTCCAAATCATCAAAATTTAGAGTAAAAATAAAAGCATAACAAATATCACCATCATGTGAAACTAATTTCCAGGTTAATCCATCCATCTTTAAAACATGAACTTTCCATTTGTCAATCCATGCTTCAATAGCTTCACTAACAGATTCAACATCAAAATCTGAGTCTATTTCAAAAAAAGAGCTTCCAAAAGTCATAATTAAAAATTAAAAAAAGTAATTAATCTGCAGTTTCACAGATTATATGAACATTTCTACCACAATCTTTTAAGTATTCACTTGCATCTTCTTCAAAATCACCGATATGGACAATTTTGTAGTTAGCCACTTCCTCATCTTCAAAGGTGATAAATAATGCATTCCATTTTTTATGATAATACAATTTATTTGCATGTAATTTATCAGTTAAAGGACATCCTTCATCATCAGCTGGAGATGGAAGCTTTGTAAAGTATTCATGTCCATGAAAACTTTTAAAATTAGATTCAAATGGACACATTTCAGCTATTTGATTAACTAAATCATAATCAAGCATATTAGCATGAAATTCGTTATCATCAATAGTTATTTTAAATCTCACTATTAACCTCCTATAAAATCTAATTAATAGTATATTTATCAATGAAACTATATTATACTTTCTATTATGTTCATAAATTTTAATCTTTAAATAAAAAATTTCAAGATTATATTTACTTCAAAAGATGTGAAAAAACTGAGAATCTGAAAAAATGAGAGTTATTTATAAAATTATAAATAACAATTAAACTAAAATTTAATTAACTTACTATAAATGTAAGTATTATCATATTATGAGGTTAAATAATGGTAAGTGTAAACTTAGAAGCTAAAAAAACTGTAGATGTAATGATTGAAAAAGCAGATGATTTAAACATTGCTGTTAGTCAATTATCCAACGGTGCTACAATCATCGATTGTGGTGTAAACGTTGCAGGAAGTTTTAAAGCAGGAGAACTTTATACAAAAGTTTGTCTTGGTGGATTAGCAGATGTAGGTATCTCAATACCTGGTGATTTATCTGAAAAATTCGCATTACCTTCAGTTAAAATTAAAACCGATTTCCCAGCTATCTCAACATTAGGTTCACAAAAAGCTGGATGGTCTGTATCTGTAGGAGATTTCTTTGCATTAGGATCAGGTCCTGCAAGAGCAATAGCTAAAAAACCTGCTGAAACCTATGAAGAAATCGGATATGAAGACACCGAAGCAGACATAGCTATTTTAACTTTAGAAGCAGATGTATTACCTGTTGACGATGTAGCTCAACACATTGCAGATGAATGTAATGTTGACCCTAAAGATGTCTATTTACTTGTAGCTCCTACCTCTTCATTAGTTGGATCTATCCAAATTTCTGGAAGAGTAGTTGAAAACGGAACCTACAAAATGTTAGAAGCTATTAAATTCGATGTAACAAAAGTAAAACACGCAGCTGGTATCGCTCCTATTGCACCAATT
This window of the Methanobrevibacter woesei genome carries:
- a CDS encoding DUF2115 domain-containing protein, which produces MDNALIELKNNEEIYKSTLMENLVRIAKTISVFDQMNLSSSIKNDMNHVQGAYQDEFSDLYVKGFIMRINEVRQKTVTYTDDVIDKNSYCDAIDLLIHQEELNRQEEEGENEKFRDVYTIISLYTTFVIDEPIHPVGSPFPGHQQVEYINGIYYCPVKKNNEDNPRAVCKFCVAEQTIDS
- a CDS encoding nicotinate phosphoribosyltransferase: MYENNICLLTDSYKVTHHYFYPKGTEKIYSYLESRVGAEFNRTVFYGLQYIIKKYLEGSVVSEEKVLEANDLVNSHIGEDIFNLSDWLYIANELDGKLPVEIKAVPEGMPVNVGNVLMTVENTDKHCFWLPNYLESLLLQVWYPSTIATLTAEVKKLCEFYLDVTGSCKDNLEFMLHDFGYRGATSNESAMLCGSASLLNFKGTDNIPALTVPGKYYNDSNLYGFSVQATEHSVMTALGPELEINQALNIIKNAKDGILSIVIDSYNYRNFLAEATTEGCQLNEAIWKFLDKTESNKVVFRPDSGEPVSTTLDCLNILESGFGSYKTDKGYKVFDSNIGLLWGDGLNYHKIRDILFAMKSNGWAAENIIFGMGGGLHSAVTRDTQRNAFKCSAQKRDGKWFDIFKNPLDSSKKSKTGRFKLIKDGNNFKTIKYDEEGEDILQTVFRDGELLVNDKFAQIQKRAQNYSQYPVNR
- a CDS encoding flagellar protein, FliL, translated to MDNNKLLIAIIIIIVVVIGAVSAVFLTGDSSDDSNSTNITNITNNTTVDTSSVSSSQNSAGGDSSNDPYVVSESVEFNYQNGEGYYRQVEYSDGNFRQYDVNTGELIGSSYPSDQKYLPSME
- a CDS encoding queuosine precursor transporter; this encodes MFKNITKTDAFSIFTAFFCSCLIISNVLAFKTFEISFITLPCAVIIFPVLYIVNDVLTEIYGFEKVKNIIFLGFFLNLIAVIAYEIAIYLPAPSYFVGADAFALVLGNSLRILIASFISYIVGSLVNSYIMDRLKAKFEKYLFGRCILSTLCGEGLDALIFISIAFIGTMPFEALLIMIVAQALFKTAYEIVIYPLTRFIINKVKGLPQ
- a CDS encoding cyclophilin-like fold protein, whose protein sequence is MRFKITIDDNEFHANMLDYDLVNQIAEMCPFESNFKSFHGHEYFTKLPSPADDEGCPLTDKLHANKLYYHKKWNALFITFEDEEVANYKIVHIGDFEEDASEYLKDCGRNVHIICETAD
- the mch gene encoding methenyltetrahydromethanopterin cyclohydrolase yields the protein MVSVNLEAKKTVDVMIEKADDLNIAVSQLSNGATIIDCGVNVAGSFKAGELYTKVCLGGLADVGISIPGDLSEKFALPSVKIKTDFPAISTLGSQKAGWSVSVGDFFALGSGPARAIAKKPAETYEEIGYEDTEADIAILTLEADVLPVDDVAQHIADECNVDPKDVYLLVAPTSSLVGSIQISGRVVENGTYKMLEAIKFDVTKVKHAAGIAPIAPIDPDGLKAMGKTNDAVLFGGRTYYYVESEEGDDIAEVAAKLPSSAADGYGKPFFDVFKEAEFDFYKIDKGMFAPAEVVINDLTTGKLYKEGYVNVDLLKKSFGL